GTGTGGAACGGCCTGATCCTCTGGCGCGGCACCGCGCGGGTGCGGCCGTACCTCGACGGGCTCACCATGATCATGGCCGGCGACGCGATGCAGAAGTTCGTCGCCTACCCGCTCTCGGCGGTCGGCGACGACGGGCTGCAGACGGTGAACTTCATCGCCGAGTACCGTTCCGACGACCCCGAGCCGGGTGCGAGCGACTGGAACCGAGGCGCAGACCCGAGCGCGGTGCTCGGCCGCTTCGCCGACTGGGACTTCGGATGGCTCGACGTTCCGGCCGTCATCTCCGCCGCCGACGAGATCCTCGAGTACCCGATGGTGGATCGCGACCCGGTCGAACGCTGGACCTTCGGTTCGCAGACGCTGCTCGGCGACGCCGCGCACGCCATGTACCCGATCGGTTCCAACGGTGCGTCGCAGGCGATCATCGACGCCCGCACCCTCGCCTTCCAGCTCGGCACGGTCGACTCGATCGTCGACGCGCTGGGCGCCTACGAGACCGAGCGTCGTCCGCGCACGACCGCGCTCACGCTCAGCAACCGGTCGATGGGGCCGGAGCAGGTGATGCAGCTCGCCTACGAGCGTGCGCCCGGTGGTTTCGGCGACATCGACCTCGTCGTGCCCTACGCCGAGCGCGCCGAGATCGCGAACCGCTACAAGCAGGCGGCGGGATTCGTACCCGAACTGCTGAACGAGCGGGCGAGCCTCACGGTGCCGACGCCCACCGACGACTGAGCCGTACGGTCGCCCGCAGGCCATTCGACGTCAGATCGGGCCGAGTTCGGGTCCGTGCGTCTCCATGAGGTGGGTGCGCAGGGCCTCGGCGAAGCCCGCCGGGTCGTCGGCGCGCAGCCGCTCGATGAGGGCGCGATGCTCGTCGATGACCTGGTCGGAGCGTTCGAAGAGCGAATCCCGGTGGGCGCTCAGCAGCAGCCGTTGCCGGGCGGTGAGCCGGTCGCCGATCTCGGCAAGGGTGCGATTGCCGCCGGCCTCGACGAACGAGCGGTGGAACGCGATCGTCAGCGTCACGAAGCCGTCGAGGTCGCGGGCCTCGAGGGCGGCGCGCTGTGCGACGAGTTCGGGCTCGAGCCGGTCGGCGAGCGCCTGACGGGCCGCCGTGGTCGCGCGCTGCACGCCGGCCGCCTCGAGGATCAGCCGCGCGTCGGCGAGGTCGGCGATCTCCCCGTCGCTGAGCGAGCGCACGAGTGCGCCGCGCTTCGGGTAGATCGTGATCCAGCCCTCGTCCTGCAGCCGGGTGAGCGCGGCCCGCACGGGGGTGCGGCTCATGCCGAGCTCTGCGGCGAGCTCGTTCTCGCTGAGCATGGTGTCGGGCCGGTGGGTGCCGTCGAGGATCCCGGCGCGGATCGCGGTGCGGGCGCGCTCTGCGGCGCTGTCGACGGTCGGCATCCCACCATCATGGCGCTGCCGCGGCCCCGGTGCATCCGCCGAGCGAGGCGCGCGCGCCGCGGGGGTCACGAGGGTTCGCCTTCGCGGGCGACCCCGGATGCCTCGGCGGAGACGGCGGCCGAGGCATCCGCTCGCCGTGCCGCTCTGCTGCGCCATCGGTGGATGCCCCAGGCGCCGGCCAGCGCGGCGATCGCGATCACGGCGAAGACGAGGTCGGGCACGCCCGCGGTGAGCTCGAGCACCCGGCTCTCGACCGCGAACTGCTGCGAGGCGCCGAGCACGCCGCCGAGCGAGGCGGTGCCCTCCGTGACGATGAGCAGCACGCCGATGCCGATGCCGAGGAGGCCGCCGACGATCTGCGTCCACGTGTTGGTCCATCGCCCGATGCGCACGGTGCGCGGGCGCAGCAGGCCGCGCAGCCGCGGCGATCGCGACCACGCGACGGCGAGCACGAAGAGGGGCACGGTCATGCCGAGCGCGAACACCGCGAGCACGACGCCGCCGTACAGCGGCTGCCCGCCGAGCGCGGCGAGCGCCAGCACCGATCCGAGCAGCGGGCCCGCGCACACCCCGGCGAGTCCGTAGACGGTGCCGAGCAGGTAGACGGATGCCACGCCGGTGCCCTCTGCGGCCCCGCCGCGGGTGAAGGCCGGCAGCGGGATGCCGATGAGTTGCACCGCGCCGAGCACGATGATCACGATCGCGGCGACCGTCACGAGGGTCGTGCGGTTCGTGCTGACGAACGCACCGACCGTGCCGGCGAGCACGCCGATCGGCACGAGGGTCGTGATGAGGCCGAGGTAGAACACCCCGGTGCGCGCGATCAGCCGGGTCGGGCTCGTGAACGCGTAGGCGAAGAACGCCGGCAGCAGCATCACCGAGCAGGGGCTCAGCAGGGTGAGGACGCCCCCGACGAGGGCGCCCGCGAGCCCGAGGTCGATCACTCGCCGGCCGCGGCCAGCTGCTCGTCGAGGAGGGCGCGGAAGTTCTCGATCGGCTGCGCACCGGCGATCGCCTGGTCGCCGGCGACGAAGAACGGCACGCTCGTGACGCCGAGCTTCTGGGCCTCGGCGGTGCTCGCGAGCACCGCGTCGCGGAGGTCGGCGCGGTCGAGGTCCTGTTCGAACTTCGCGAGGTCGGGCACCCCGGCCTCGGTCGCGAAGCCGATGAGCTTCTCGCGCGGCATGTCGGGGTGGCCCTTCTCGGGGGCGGCGGCGAAGACGGCCTCGAGGTACTCGGGGAACCTGCCCTGCTCGCCCGCGGCACGGGCCGCGACGGCGGCGTCGATCGACTCCTCGCCGAAGAACGCGACATCGCGGAACTCGTAGCGCACGAGGCCCTGCTCGACGTACTCGTCGAAGATGACCGGCAGCGTCTCGTTGGTCACGACGGCGCAGTAGGGGCAGCGGAAGTCGGCCCACTCGACGAGCACCACGGGGGCGTCGACGTCGCCGATCGCGAGCGGGTCGTCGGGGTCGCGGGTGGCGATCTCCGAGCCGGAGCCGTCGCCCGTGGCATCCGCCGACGGAGTCTGCGGCGCCCCGGCCGCGGGAGCCTGACCGGCGCTCGGCACCGACAGCGCGATCACGACGACGAGCAGGAACGCGGCGACCGCGCCGAGCACGACGTTCAGGATGCGGGCGAAGCGGAGCTTGCGCGCGAGCGGGTGGACGGGCTTCGGAGCAGGAGCGTTCGTGGACATCGCGGCCTAGGATACATGTTGAATCCTAGAGAACGATCCGATCACCAGTCGTGCATCGAGCCGTCGAGCAGTCGGTTGACCGGCAGGTACGCCGCCTCGTACGGATGTGCCGCAGCGACGACGTCGTCGTAGTCCACACCGAGCCCCGGGCTCGTGCCCGGCACGAGCATCCCGTCGCTGAAGCGGATCTCGCTGCGGAACACCTCGCCGGTGGCCGCGCTGTGCCGCATGTACTCCTGGATGCCGAAGTTCGGGATCGCGACGCCGAGGTGGATCGCGGCCGCGAGTCCGACGGGCGAGACATCCGTCGGACCGTGCACGCCCGACTTGATCTGGTAGACCGACGCGTAGTCGAGGATGCGGCGCAGGCCCGTGATGCCGCCCGCGTGCGTGATGGGGGAGCGCACGTAGTCGATGAGCTGCTCCTCGAAGAGCTCGCGGTAGTCCCAGATCGTGTTGAACACCTCGCCGATCGCCAGCGGCGTGGTGGTGTGCTCCCGCACCCGGCGCAGCACCGACTGATTCTCGGCGGGCGTCACGTCTTCGAGCCAGAAGAGGTCGTACGGTTCGAGCGACTTGCCGAGCTTGGCGGCCTGGATGGGAGTGAGTCGATGATGCGCGTCGTGCAGGAGCGGCAGCTCAGGGCCGAACTCGTTGCGCACCGCCTCGAACACCCCGGGAATGTGGCGCAGGTACGCCCGGGTGTCCCACGCCTCCTCGGCCGGGAGCGGTCCGCGCTTGGCGGGTTCGTAGTCGTAGCGGATGCCGCCGTCTCGGCCCGGCCCGCCCGGTGCCGCACCGCCCGCGACGCCGTAGACCGCGCCGAGGCCCGGCACCCCGGTCTGGATCCGGATGGCCCGATAGCCCTGCTCGAGGTGCTCGGTGATCGAGTCGAAGAGCTGGGGGAGCCCGGCGCCGCTCGCGTGCCCGTAGACGAGGCATCCCTCGCGGCTCCGGCCGCCCAGCAGCTGGTAGAGCGGGAGGCCGGCCGCCTTGGCCTTGAGGTCCCAGAGGGCGGTGTCCACGGCGGCGATCGCCGTCATCGTGACCGGTCCGCGGCGCCAGTACGCGCCGCGGTACAGGTACTGCCAGGTGTCCTCGATCGCGTGGGCGTCGCGACCGATCAGGAGCGGAACGAGGTGCTCCGACAGGTAGGCGGCGACCGCGAGCTCACGGCCGTTCAGCGTGGCATCGCCGAGCCCGGTCGTGCCGTCCTCGACGGTGATGCGCAGGGTGACGAAGTTGCGGCCTGGGCTCGAGACGAGCACCTCGGCGCCGGTGATCTTCATGATGCTGGAGTCCTTTCGTGGTCCGGGCCGTCGGCCGGTGCATGGGTGCTGGATGTCTCGAACGCGGCGGCGTCCGCGATGGCGCGGTCTGCGGCGGGGAGCGCTCGCCCCTCGGCGTGCTCGGCCTCGAGCACCGGCAGGATCCGGAGTCGGATCTTCAGCGGGGCATCCTGCTGGATCTGCCGGAGCCGGTGCTCGATGCGCCCGTTCGCGAACCGCGACCGGAGCCGGGCGAGGTATCGGTCGGGCTCGAGGTCGGCGGGCAGGTGGCGCACGGCCGCGGCCCAGAACGCCTCGACGTCGTCGGCGACCACCGGATCGGCCATGGCGGCCGCGACCGTCTCGTGCCCCCGGCTCAGCCCGCGTGCGGCGAGCATGGTGTGCGCGCCGTTCAGGAGCCACAGCTTGCGCGTCGTGTACGGGCCGACGTCGTCGGTGAACGTCGCCCCCGCCGATTCCCAATTCGGCCGGCCCGCCGGGAAGCGCCCGGCGAGCACCCAGTCGGCGAACGGCTCGGCGACGACCGGGGCATGGTCGTCCGCCCCGGTGAGGCGACCGGCCGCCTCGAGGTCGTGCGCCGTCGTGCGGGGGGTGATGCGGTCGACGGAGGTCGAGACGAACGACACGTCCTGCTCCAGTGCGGCCCGGAAGGCGGGGTCGACGCGGTCGGCGATGCCGCGGAGCAGTCTCGCGACGAGCGCACCGTTGTCGGGCAGGTTGTCGCAGGGCACGACGGTGATCGGGCCGGCGCCGACGGCATGTCGGTGCCGCAGCCCGTCGTACAGGCGCCCCAGGGGGGTCACCGGGTCGCGGCCGGCGGTCAGCCGGGCGACGTCGTCGGCGTGGAACGCCTCGGGCGTCGGGGCGTCGGGGCCGACGCCGTAGCCGCGCTCGGTCACGGTGAGTGTGACGATCGCGACGGATGGATCCGCGAGGAGCTCGCGGAACCGAGGCAGGTCCGCGCCGTCGTGCGCCTCGACGAGGTTCGGCAGCACGGTGGCCCGATCGCCGTCCGGCCCGCGCTCCACGAGGGTGAAGAGACCGCCCTGCTCGGCGAGCGGTCGCGCCGCGTCAGGGCTGCGCACGGTGAAGGCCGCGATGCCCCACTCGGCGGCGTCGGACGCGTTCGCCGTGAACCACACCTGGTGGGAACGGTGGAAGGCGCCGAGCCCGAGGTGGACGATCCGGACAGGGGGAACGACTGCACCGGGTGCGCGGCCGAGACGGGGAAGGGCGCTCACAGCTTGAACACCCGCCGCGGGGCCTCGTCGGTGAGGGTTCGGATGGCGCGGCGCGCCGCAGGCAGGGACATCCGCTCTTCGGCGACGAGGTCCGCCAGGAAGCCCGCATCGATTCGGCGGGCGACGTCGTGGCGCGCGGGGATCGAGCAGAGGGCGCGGGTGTCGTCGACGAACCCGGCCGTGCGCGAGAACCCGGCGGTCTCGACCGTCGCACGACGGAAGCGCAGCATCGCGTCGGGAGCGTCGAGGAACCACCACGGGGATCCGAGGTACACGCTCGGGTAGAACCCGGCCAGGGGCGCGAGTTCCCGCGAATAGGTCGTCTCGTCGATCGTGTAGAGCACGAGGTGGAAGCCGTCGGCCGTGCCGAAGTCCTCGAGGAGGGGCTGCAACTCGCGGGTGAAGCCGAGGGCGAACGGGATGTCGTGACCGGTGTCAGGGCCGAACGCGCGCCGTGTGGCCGGATGGTGATCGCGGTGCACGCCCGGGTGGATGGTCATGACGAGGCCGTCTTCGACGCTCATCCGGGCCGATTCGTAGAGCATGTGGGCCTCGAAGGCCGCTCGGTCGGACTCGACGGCGTCGGCGCGGCGGACCCGGTCGAAGAGCCGTGCCGCCTCGTCGGTGTCGAGCCGCAGCGTCTGCGCCGTCCGCACGCCGTGGTCGGCCGACAACGCGCCGTGGCGGATGAAGCGAGCGCGCTGGGTGCGGAGCGCCTCGAGGTACCCGGCATGGTCGGCGCCGGTGCCGGATGCCGCGGTCAGGCGATCGACACGGTCGGTGAAGCCGGGGGCCGCCGAGGTGTAGGCGTCGGGCCGGAACGTCGGCACGACCCGCGTCGGCACATCTGCCCGCTCGGCGAGCGCCGCATGGGCGGCGAGGTCGTCGAGCGGGTCGTCGGTGGTCGCGAGCAGCTCGATGCCGAAGCCGCGCAACAGGGCGCGCGGGCGGAACGCCGGCTCGGCGAGTCGACTGGAGAGCCGGGCGTACAGCGCGTCGGCATTCGCGGCCGACGGCTCGACCGTGACGTCGAAGAGCGTCGCGAGCTCGTGGCGCAGCCACAGGCCGCTCGCCGTGCCGTCGAAGATCGGCCACCGCTCGCAGAACCGGCGCCACACCGAACGGGGATCGGCCGGGGAGTCGCCCCGCCCGAGCTCGCCGTAGGGCACGCCATCGGCATGCAGCAGGCGGGTGACGTAGTGGTCGGGGGTGACGAGGAGCGTCGCGGGATCGCCGAAGGCGAGATCGGCCTCGACGAGTTCGGCCGGCACATGGCCGTGCGGGGAGAGGATCGGCAGTGCTTCGGCCTCGTGGAGGAGTTCGCGCGCGATGCCGCGCGTGCGCGGGTCGGCGGGCAGCACTCGCTCGGGGGAGTGCTCGAGCTGCGCGTCGGCAGTGGCGTGCGTCACGGTGTTCCTCTCGGTTCCAGCCGACGGTAGGCGGTCGTCGACGCGGACGACAAACGGTTGCCAAAAATTGCCAGAAGGTCGTCTAGGCTCGCCGGGACGCGTCGGCGATCGCGCCGTCGAACGACTCAGGAGGCCCGCATGGTGAACCGCAGGACCGTGACGATCCGCGACGTCGCCGAGCGCGCCGGCGTGGCCACGTCGACCGTCTCGAGGGCGCTGAGTCGACCCGGGCGGGTGAGCGAGTCCACTCGCGAGCTCGTCGAGCGAGTCGCCGCGGAGCTCGACTACCGCCCCAGCGTGCACGCCAGTGCGCTCGGATCACGGCGCACCGGTGCCATCGCGCTCGTCGTCGCCGACATCGCGAACGGGTACTACGTCGACGTCATCCGCGGCACCCAGCTCGAGCTCGGTGCAGCCGGATACCGCCTGTTCCTCGTCGACACGGAGGAGTCCGCCGATGCCGAGCGTGCCGCGATCGCCGCCCTGCGGGGCGCCACCGACGGCATCGTCATCGCGGCGTCCCGCCTGCGCGACGCCGAGCTGCGCAGCACCGCGGCCCTGCACCCGCTCGTCACGATCAACCGGAGCGCCGAGGGGGTCGCGACCGTCGTCGTCGACACGGCGGCGGCGGCGGTCCGCGCCCTCGAGCATGTCGCGTCGCTCGGGCACCGCCGCGTGGCATTCGTCGGCGGACCTGCGGAATCGTGGTCGGGTGCCCGACGGCGGCACACGACCCTGGAGGCGGGTCGTCGGCTCGGGGTCGACATCGTCGACGTCGGGCACTTCACGCCCACCCGGGCGTCGGGGGTCGCCGCGGCCGACGCCGTGCTGCTGACCGGAGCCACAGCGTGCCTCGCGTACAACGACGCCATCGCCATCGGCATGCTCGGCAGGCTGCACGAGCGCGGGGTCGCGGTACCCGGCGATCTCTCGGTCGTCGGGTGCGACGATGTGTTCGGGGCTGACTTCTGCAGCCCGCCGCTCACCACGATCCGAGTGCCGGGGGAGCGAGCCGGGCGAGCGGCGGCAGCGACCATGCTCGCGCAACTCCGTGATCCCGATGCGGAGGCCGGGGCTCCCCGCGTGCTGAGCGCCGAGTTGGTCGTGCGGCGGTCGACCGGCTCGGTGGCCGAAGCGGCTCGAACGGCCTGAAGCGAACCGGCCGGCCGAGGCAGGTTGCAAACGATTATCGATTATCGTACGATCGTGCAGCCCGCTTCGGGTCACCGGCTCTTGGAGGTTCAATGAAGATCACACGCCGTTCCATCGCGCTCACCGCGGGCTTCGCGGCCGCATCGCTCGTGCTCGCCGGCTGCTCCGCCGGCGGAACCGGCGACAGCGGCCCCGTCGAGGTCCGCATGCTCGTCAACATCACGCCGAACCTGACCGAGGACTGGTGGAACGAGCTGGTCGCGCCGTTCGAGGAGGCCAACCCCGACATCGATGTGAAGATCCAGGCGCCGGTCGCCGAGGGCGTGAAGGCGACGCTGCCGCAGTTGCTCGCCTCGGGCGACGTGCCCGACATCGTCGAGACGCTCTCGCCCACCCCGGAACTCGCTCCCGAGCTCGTCGACCTCTCGGCCTACGACTGGGCCACGGAGGGCCCGCTCGCCGAGCAGTACTCGATCGACGGCAAGGTGCTGATGGCCGGCGTCGGAATCCAGCTGCAG
The sequence above is a segment of the Agromyces hippuratus genome. Coding sequences within it:
- a CDS encoding cytochrome c biogenesis CcdA family protein — translated: MIDLGLAGALVGGVLTLLSPCSVMLLPAFFAYAFTSPTRLIARTGVFYLGLITTLVPIGVLAGTVGAFVSTNRTTLVTVAAIVIIVLGAVQLIGIPLPAFTRGGAAEGTGVASVYLLGTVYGLAGVCAGPLLGSVLALAALGGQPLYGGVVLAVFALGMTVPLFVLAVAWSRSPRLRGLLRPRTVRIGRWTNTWTQIVGGLLGIGIGVLLIVTEGTASLGGVLGASQQFAVESRVLELTAGVPDLVFAVIAIAALAGAWGIHRWRSRAARRADASAAVSAEASGVAREGEPS
- a CDS encoding flavin-dependent oxidoreductase; the protein is MNVLIAGAGIGGLTTALSLHAAGIDDVTLYESVPEIRPLGVGINLLPHAVRELTELGLGDELAELGVATSTLSYFNRHGQQIWSEPRGRAAGYHWPQYSVHRGRLQLLLRDAVLERLGADAIRLGSPVGDARSEGARTSVAIVGGPDAGTRMTADAVIAADGIHSALRRQQYPDEGAPVWNGLILWRGTARVRPYLDGLTMIMAGDAMQKFVAYPLSAVGDDGLQTVNFIAEYRSDDPEPGASDWNRGADPSAVLGRFADWDFGWLDVPAVISAADEILEYPMVDRDPVERWTFGSQTLLGDAAHAMYPIGSNGASQAIIDARTLAFQLGTVDSIVDALGAYETERRPRTTALTLSNRSMGPEQVMQLAYERAPGGFGDIDLVVPYAERAEIANRYKQAAGFVPELLNERASLTVPTPTDD
- the uxaC gene encoding glucuronate isomerase; protein product: MTHATADAQLEHSPERVLPADPRTRGIARELLHEAEALPILSPHGHVPAELVEADLAFGDPATLLVTPDHYVTRLLHADGVPYGELGRGDSPADPRSVWRRFCERWPIFDGTASGLWLRHELATLFDVTVEPSAANADALYARLSSRLAEPAFRPRALLRGFGIELLATTDDPLDDLAAHAALAERADVPTRVVPTFRPDAYTSAAPGFTDRVDRLTAASGTGADHAGYLEALRTQRARFIRHGALSADHGVRTAQTLRLDTDEAARLFDRVRRADAVESDRAAFEAHMLYESARMSVEDGLVMTIHPGVHRDHHPATRRAFGPDTGHDIPFALGFTRELQPLLEDFGTADGFHLVLYTIDETTYSRELAPLAGFYPSVYLGSPWWFLDAPDAMLRFRRATVETAGFSRTAGFVDDTRALCSIPARHDVARRIDAGFLADLVAEERMSLPAARRAIRTLTDEAPRRVFKL
- a CDS encoding GntR family transcriptional regulator, which gives rise to MPTVDSAAERARTAIRAGILDGTHRPDTMLSENELAAELGMSRTPVRAALTRLQDEGWITIYPKRGALVRSLSDGEIADLADARLILEAAGVQRATTAARQALADRLEPELVAQRAALEARDLDGFVTLTIAFHRSFVEAGGNRTLAEIGDRLTARQRLLLSAHRDSLFERSDQVIDEHRALIERLRADDPAGFAEALRTHLMETHGPELGPI
- a CDS encoding LacI family DNA-binding transcriptional regulator produces the protein MVNRRTVTIRDVAERAGVATSTVSRALSRPGRVSESTRELVERVAAELDYRPSVHASALGSRRTGAIALVVADIANGYYVDVIRGTQLELGAAGYRLFLVDTEESADAERAAIAALRGATDGIVIAASRLRDAELRSTAALHPLVTINRSAEGVATVVVDTAAAAVRALEHVASLGHRRVAFVGGPAESWSGARRRHTTLEAGRRLGVDIVDVGHFTPTRASGVAAADAVLLTGATACLAYNDAIAIGMLGRLHERGVAVPGDLSVVGCDDVFGADFCSPPLTTIRVPGERAGRAAAATMLAQLRDPDAEAGAPRVLSAELVVRRSTGSVAEAARTA
- a CDS encoding mannitol dehydrogenase family protein; the protein is MSALPRLGRAPGAVVPPVRIVHLGLGAFHRSHQVWFTANASDAAEWGIAAFTVRSPDAARPLAEQGGLFTLVERGPDGDRATVLPNLVEAHDGADLPRFRELLADPSVAIVTLTVTERGYGVGPDAPTPEAFHADDVARLTAGRDPVTPLGRLYDGLRHRHAVGAGPITVVPCDNLPDNGALVARLLRGIADRVDPAFRAALEQDVSFVSTSVDRITPRTTAHDLEAAGRLTGADDHAPVVAEPFADWVLAGRFPAGRPNWESAGATFTDDVGPYTTRKLWLLNGAHTMLAARGLSRGHETVAAAMADPVVADDVEAFWAAAVRHLPADLEPDRYLARLRSRFANGRIEHRLRQIQQDAPLKIRLRILPVLEAEHAEGRALPAADRAIADAAAFETSSTHAPADGPDHERTPAS
- the manD gene encoding D-mannonate dehydratase ManD, which encodes MKITGAEVLVSSPGRNFVTLRITVEDGTTGLGDATLNGRELAVAAYLSEHLVPLLIGRDAHAIEDTWQYLYRGAYWRRGPVTMTAIAAVDTALWDLKAKAAGLPLYQLLGGRSREGCLVYGHASGAGLPQLFDSITEHLEQGYRAIRIQTGVPGLGAVYGVAGGAAPGGPGRDGGIRYDYEPAKRGPLPAEEAWDTRAYLRHIPGVFEAVRNEFGPELPLLHDAHHRLTPIQAAKLGKSLEPYDLFWLEDVTPAENQSVLRRVREHTTTPLAIGEVFNTIWDYRELFEEQLIDYVRSPITHAGGITGLRRILDYASVYQIKSGVHGPTDVSPVGLAAAIHLGVAIPNFGIQEYMRHSAATGEVFRSEIRFSDGMLVPGTSPGLGVDYDDVVAAAHPYEAAYLPVNRLLDGSMHDW
- a CDS encoding DsbA family protein — protein: MSTNAPAPKPVHPLARKLRFARILNVVLGAVAAFLLVVVIALSVPSAGQAPAAGAPQTPSADATGDGSGSEIATRDPDDPLAIGDVDAPVVLVEWADFRCPYCAVVTNETLPVIFDEYVEQGLVRYEFRDVAFFGEESIDAAVAARAAGEQGRFPEYLEAVFAAAPEKGHPDMPREKLIGFATEAGVPDLAKFEQDLDRADLRDAVLASTAEAQKLGVTSVPFFVAGDQAIAGAQPIENFRALLDEQLAAAGE